A stretch of the Pseudalkalibacillus hwajinpoensis genome encodes the following:
- a CDS encoding peptide chain release factor 3 codes for MSNHKELQEEIKKRRTFAIISHPDAGKTTLTEKLLFLGGQIRSTGTVKSRKSSKYATSDWMEIEKQRGISVTSSVMNFNYKGHTINILDTPGHEDFSEDTYRTLLAVDSVVMIIDAAKGVESQTKKLFKVVSEHGIPIFTFINKMDRQGREPLELLEEIEEVLGIESYPMNWPIGIGQSFQGVYDRHQKAVEFYDTEGDNKQAIQISDLDDPVLKEKAGEDLVNQLQEDVLLLDEAGATYSEEALQSGKQTPVFFGSAISSFGVPTFLNHFLELAPSPAPRESSEGEVKPDEETFSGFIFKIQANMNPAHRDRVAFLRIVSGTFEKGMEAWLERTGKSLKLSQGQLFFASSRGNVEKAYPGDIVGLYDSGTYQIGDTLVGSKNVYSFGALPTFPPEHFAKVRAQKAMKQKHFYKGVQQLSEEGAIQVYRTAHWDEIVIGVVGRLQFEIFEYRMKGEYNVDIQFDTMPHQHARWIETDNPEDKVDSVRNMLVYDQLKRPVLLFQNDFALRWFQDKNPDIPLRESR; via the coding sequence ATGAGTAACCATAAAGAATTACAAGAAGAAATAAAGAAGAGACGGACCTTTGCGATCATCTCTCACCCTGATGCTGGTAAAACGACTTTGACTGAAAAACTTTTGTTCCTTGGCGGCCAGATCCGTTCAACAGGAACAGTTAAATCAAGAAAATCATCCAAGTACGCGACATCAGATTGGATGGAAATCGAGAAACAGCGTGGTATATCTGTTACATCGAGTGTGATGAACTTTAACTATAAGGGACATACGATTAACATTCTGGATACACCAGGACACGAAGATTTCAGTGAAGATACGTATCGTACGCTCCTAGCCGTAGACAGCGTTGTAATGATTATTGATGCTGCAAAAGGTGTTGAGTCTCAAACAAAGAAGCTTTTTAAAGTTGTTAGTGAGCATGGTATCCCCATCTTCACGTTCATTAACAAAATGGATCGTCAGGGCCGTGAACCTTTAGAACTACTTGAAGAAATTGAAGAAGTTCTTGGCATCGAGTCTTACCCTATGAACTGGCCAATCGGTATTGGTCAATCGTTCCAGGGCGTTTACGATCGTCATCAGAAAGCCGTTGAATTCTACGATACAGAAGGCGACAATAAACAGGCGATCCAAATCTCAGATTTAGATGATCCCGTCCTTAAAGAAAAAGCTGGCGAAGATCTTGTGAATCAACTTCAAGAAGACGTCTTGCTACTTGATGAAGCAGGTGCAACTTATAGTGAAGAAGCATTGCAATCAGGGAAGCAGACACCAGTATTTTTCGGAAGTGCGATTTCAAGCTTCGGCGTTCCAACTTTCTTAAATCACTTTCTTGAACTTGCTCCTTCCCCAGCTCCTCGTGAGAGTTCTGAAGGCGAAGTGAAGCCAGATGAAGAAACGTTCTCAGGCTTTATCTTTAAAATCCAGGCGAACATGAACCCTGCTCACCGTGACCGCGTTGCGTTTTTACGAATCGTATCGGGTACTTTTGAAAAAGGGATGGAAGCATGGCTTGAGCGCACAGGTAAAAGTTTGAAACTCTCTCAAGGTCAGCTTTTCTTTGCCTCCTCCCGAGGTAATGTTGAAAAAGCGTACCCTGGAGATATTGTCGGTCTTTATGATTCAGGAACATATCAAATTGGCGACACGCTCGTAGGCTCTAAAAACGTTTATTCGTTCGGAGCTCTACCAACCTTCCCACCTGAGCACTTTGCGAAAGTACGTGCCCAAAAAGCGATGAAGCAAAAACACTTCTACAAAGGTGTGCAACAGCTTTCTGAAGAAGGTGCAATTCAAGTTTATCGTACCGCTCACTGGGATGAAATTGTTATTGGCGTTGTCGGTCGTCTCCAATTTGAGATTTTTGAATACCGCATGAAAGGTGAGTACAATGTTGATATTCAGTTCGATACAATGCCTCACCAGCATGCACGTTGGATTGAAACGGATAACCCGGAAGATAAAGTAGATAGCGTTCGTAATATGCTTGTCTATGATCAGCTAAAACGCCCTGTTCTTCTATTCCAAAATGACTTTGCGCTAAGATGGTTCCAGGATAAAAATCCGGATATTCCATTAAGAGAATCAAGATAA